The genomic stretch tccatatatgatgtctagagtaAATGTGAACACACGCACTACCTCCAAAAAAAGGCATAGGTGAACACACGCACTACCTCCAAAAAAAGGtaaaactatacatagacatgaaaaaaaaataaagtatgtgaaattctggtatcagatataagatgtcgaaggtaatgtcacgacattgatatctggttataaacaatggataaacagaaacagaatggtaaagcaaataagACAAGCAATTCTTAACCgagttcggtgcaactcacctacgtcttggggctaccaagccaggaaggaaattcactataatagaattagttcaaagactatccgtacacttcaccaagttacagtctttatcacctaatctctacccgtgcaatttctacctaagcactcttagatatgagaacccactcacttcccttacaatcacacacccgtgattgATTACAAtaatcccttgtgaaaagaaaatacttttcaattacaatattcttgattttacttcacagtttcaatcaggaagacacactcttgatcttgcttcaaagctttgatcaagaagacaaatcagtccaattcaatcatcaatggatgacttgaatgacctacagacacaaaccctagctctcttTCTAAATTttgctcagtcttggttgtgtgtacaatcaggttttctaagtccttttttatagaagtattggacaccttgaaaacactagatatattttccaatcaaatcttttcatataagctgtaaagatctccttggaaaataaacaaatctggttgatatccctgatagaatgcgccagctagccatatcttcaatcaaccaatgatttccaccaattgtgcaatcacaaaacaccagacattcatactgaatgttctgtgtacaagttgtcaagacatcgggtctgacatttggcaaaatcctgcataatccagtttccttttatagtaggtacaaccatatcagttaccatgacaatgagtatgtcaactgaaacaatcctgcaacatatgtcttccatttaagcttcaacaggtacaaccaatatcagaagccttgtcaaAGTATGTGGtattctgaaacaatcctgcttgcatatgttcttcttcttcagcaggtacataggatatctcatgttaagacatcacacaagacatcttgtgaacactctttgttttaccaaaattgctgccaactcttagaatcaacaaactccccctttggcaaattttggctaaaaaATATATTGGTCATTTTTGTTCACAAGttaaactatcagcagttaaaccacataacaataatttaatcagcagcagaagcaaaacaattactagctatggctactagtaatacacatatgcacaggggtacttctcctcccccttaatctgtgcaacaatcaacataattactagttatggatacaactagtaagacacacaaatgcacaatacaccagggtacttcttctccccctaaatctgtgcattcaaCAAAAACAGCTACTGAAAtctccagcacctgtaccagccagaatgtcatatgacatctgctacaacatcaacacctgtgcaccatatcagacatcctgtttgacatctgtaaacatACAACCATACTGTTgtagcacctgtgcacttcttccaataatagctgtcctccagtccagccacatacaacttccataacaacacttctccccctttttagtcaaaattgtccaaaggtgaccaatcagacaaaataaatgtctattagtctagcagagaaagttaaaacatatgttataacattaagcatgttaaaacagaatattcaggaagtacacaccatcattatacacagcagaaagttgagataatgaacaaattcaaggaactcattaagagccctaaatattacataacaggcatcatgaggactgccacaaaatacaaaaacagAAAGAACATCAGCTTTCCAATCATCAGCCCAACTTCCACCACACCTTCTAGCACCCCTCCAAGTCTTCAACACAGCCAGGGAcaattaatcagaagaagaagtatctccttcaccttcatcttcatcttcaccTGTACCTTTAGAACTTTTTGAGCTTCCAGAACCTCCACTTGATTGGGATTTTGATCCAGTCTTTTCTACTTCTTCCTTCTCCAGGCTACATATAAGAACTTCTAAAGCCTCTTTTCTAGCCTTTGCCACCTTTATCCCATtatccaattccttgcaggtcTCTTTCAGTTGGTCAATCAGACTTCCTTTGGATGCAGACTCCCTTTTGGCAGATGTaatgacatcattgacatgacttccctcaaacaacttGTAATGGGTGGACAGAGGGGTTTTCCTCCTGCTAGGAATATCACTTGTACTCAAgattcctggttgttgactcaggatGATCCCACAGATGATAGATGGGAATGCAATGGGCAACTTAACAGCATTGGTGGAAGCATGTCTAATGGTTTGttcaaatatgaacttgccaaaatcatagttaacccttgttccaataGCATGAATGGTCCTCCCAAGAGCTAAGGAGATGgtagatatgtgattagtaggAACCCAATTTGCagaaccaatcttatgcaagatggcatactTGACAGTTAGTTTACTAGCTGCAAGGTGTTTCCTACTTGGCCATTCattaacttggccagctgtaatcATCCTACAGATCTCATTATCTGTGGCCTCTAGATCTACCCCTTCATTAGTTCCTCTCACCAGAAACTTGTTGATGATAGTAGGTGAtagtttcacacacttacccctaACAACCACTTTGCAGACCTCCCTGCTGCTATTTCCATAACTCTCATCAGGAATGTttacaatgaattctttgactagCCCTTCATAGCATTGAGGCAAAGCAGTCAAAGTTTTCATAAGACCAGTTGCCTTGATTAGCTCCATTACTTCCTTTACTTCAACAGTCTCTTTCCCtaattctctttcaactgctacccttctttgagtgaCAAACCTCCATTTGTCTAGGTGCTTAGCAACTACTTTGTTGGAAGACTTCTTTACAGCCTTTCTTTTGTCAGAGGAGATGTCTGGAACATCGTCTTCATTAGATTCAGAACTTtcactgtctttcttcttcctgacctctactttactccacgatttggagggacctataccagcaacccttttctctgtccttatctcagccatactcttcctcTTTCTCAGTCTATTggctacacttgttttcacaagattgaccaacgtgtcatcttcttcctcagaccttTCTTCCTCAATGTCCTGAGCAGTATCAGGTGACATTctaggtaagttttttccaagTGAACACAGACCCTCAtcagctacttccttttctgttttagatgagttatcatctttctcagcttggctttccacctcaggtgagggttcccttctggacagaggggtaaaaatgtcCTTAACTCCATGCTCTTCGTTCAGTATGCTAGTAACAaggtttcttatgatgcgattagtagagtgcatgtcctctttatcaggcgATTTTTCTGGAGTGTTACTTTGCTCACCTCTAGTCATGGAAGGTGAGCTTGGAACGTTACCTGGTATCATACGCAAATCTTCATCTAAgaattccatggaggaagttctagtatggaaggattttgagctagatgttgacggatgttaagacatgttgttgaacttttgagaaaactttctttgTCCTAGCAGAGGTTCTTTGATTGTGTTCAGGAAGAGTGTGCTATTTCCAATACTAAGAGATGGTTCATTAGTAATGTGGCTTTTTAttttcattgggcagacaatatttttcttgccttttccactccacattaattgccctattttctcaagaagccaagcccctaattttcccttttcctcaTACAAGTCCTTTGCAgtcaggttgtcataatacaatgtcatagtatcgagtgtgacattgtaaATAATTCTCAGCACTTTCATCCACCCtggttgagcattgttgttttcaACTGACATAGTTCCTTGTGTCTTAGTTCCAGCACAACTCTTACTAACTTCagacttcataccaccagtcatGTGTTCAGGTGTTTGtgccatcatgaccttttcttcctTGAGGTTAGGTATTAGCACCCTTATCTGACACTTTTCCTTTCCCTTGGAGATACTTCTTGCAATTGTACTTAGCTTAGAGGAAttatccatttgagagctccacatgtagcagttgttgttggtcctgattcctttcataattgtttcactgtctttgttcacaatctgacattcagttttagtgaagatgatactcagaccttgatcccctagctgactgatgcttattaaaTTTGAAGTCAGGCCCTTGACTAGaagaatattgtcaagtttaggagctccagggtactcaagcttgcctatcccctttatttctcctttagctccatcaccaaaggttacatagcttaagtcatgagggtgaagatcagttagcaggtcttggttcccagtcatgtgtctggagcatccactatcaaaataccactcttctttgtgagctattagacttagagcattagtcttaggaacccatttCTTTTTGTTGATATGCCTGGGATatttgggtctgggttgatagtggATCTGTTGATGAccatggctaggataaccatacagcttataacaGGAAGACTTAGAGTGTCCAGCTTTCCTAtagtaatggcatctccatctttggtgtcTGCCATactgctgttttctcttctgcTGTTGCTGATGAAGgtgggtagggtaaccatacagcttatagcagaaggcCCTTGAGTGTCCAATattcccacagtaatgacatctccatctttggtgtttgtatttttgttgttctttcttctgatggtgtgacatatgatgtgacatcttggaagtcctcttactattgctgcatttaggtttagcttgaggtttgcagcCAGTGTAGCTACTTTCAGCCTTGGTTTTATGGAACCCTAATCCAGATTTGACTCCTGTGATTTGTCCAGTctgaagaatcttgtctaaggaatcagatccattgttcagcatccttacatacttggttgtttcttctagttttgagtttaagagcacaactccagtctttagcttgaggatagtttccacatgttctgctttttctttctctagttggactatcttctggctctcaacttgttgatcttcgtctagcttgacttttagagccacaacttctgttttcaatttggagatggtttccaagaattctaccatctcattctcaagttgagttatgtcCTTTTCCTGGTTTAAAGACTGTTTGTTCAGTTCAACACTTTTCTGACACAAttctctgtaggtagaggccaattcctcaaaggttacttcaccatcacttgactcttcatcagattcacatcttcctgtcaaagcagtcacaagatatgcagcctcttcagtatcactctcatcagaccatgtggcagcaaggctcatcttctgtttcttaaggtaggtcccacattcagacttgatgtgtccatacccatcacattcatagcactgaacgtcttttccttctttgggcttcttatctgctcttgcttttcttccagcattgttggatttactgatgtcagacgagatgttcttgacatttgccttggatctgacatccattttctttaacagtctgttaaactgtctccccagcattgcaacttcattggcccattctttatccacatcttgactgttttcctcttctgtgttggaaATAAAtgcaatgctcttggttttcttttcagttccctcaatcaatcccatctcaaaggtttggagggagccaattaactcatctaccctcatgttggagatgtcttgagactcttctatggcaatcactttcattgcaaatctcttagggagtgacctaagtatttttcttaccaacttttcatctgtcatcttctctcccagggctcctgaagcattagctatctcaaggatgctcatgtgaaattcatgaatgttttcatcttctttcatccttaagttttcaaacttggaggtgagcagctggagtctagacatctttaacctagaggtgccttcatgagtggtcttgagaatgtctcaagcatctttggccacttcacagttatttaccagcctgaaaatattcttgtctacaccatttaatattgcattcaaggctttagagtttccaagagcaagatcctcctcctccttggaccattgttcttcaggcttctttTCAGTcgtggcttctccttctttagtaactaCAGGGTGCACCAATCCTGTCAAGACAGCTGTtcaagccttgttatcaagggattttaaaaacgctaccattctaggtttccaatagtcatagttagaaccattcaggattggtggcctatgaacagatcctccatctctttccattgtaccagaaagtatagcccctagatctcacccagaacaagagcaggatgcctgctctgataccaattgaaattctggtatcagatataagatgtcgaaggtaatgtcacgacactaatatctggttataaacaatggataaatagaaacataatggtaaagcaaataacacaagcaattgttaacccaattcggtgcaactcacctacgtctgggggctaccaagccaggaaggaaattcactataatagaattaattcaaagactatccgtacacttcaccaagttacagtctttatcacctaatctctacccgtgcaatttctacctaagcactcttagatatgagaacccactcacttcccttacaatcacacacccgtgattgATTACAGtaatcccttgtgaaaagaaaatacttttcaattacaatattcttaattttacttcacagtttcaatcaagaagacacactcttgatcttgctttaaagctttgatcaagaagacaaaccagtccaattcaatcatcaatggatgacttgaatgacctacagacacaaaccctagctctctttctaaatttcgctcagtcttggttgtgtgtacaatcaggttttcaaatgtccctttttatagaagtattggacaccttgaaaaccctggatatattttccaatcaaatcttttcatatcagctgtaaagatctccttggaaaataaacaaatctggttgatatccctgatagaatgcgccagctagccatatcttcaatcaaccaatgattgccaccaattgtgcaatcacaaaacaccagacattcatactgaatgttctgtgtacaagttgtcaagacatcgggtctgacatctggataaatcctgcataatccagtttccttttataccaggtacatccatatcagttaccatgacaatgagtatgtcaactgaaacaatcttgcagcatatgtctttcatttaagctccagcaggtacaaccaatatcagacGCCTTGTCAAagtatgtggcattctgaaacaatcctgcttgcatatgttcttcatcttcaacaggtacataggatatctcatgttaagacatcacacaagacatcttgtgaacactctttgttttaccaaaattgctgccaactcttagaatcaacagtatgatacaatcaaatatacttgtttatctctcccaatgcaaacccaatgaatgaggggtaaggagggtgccaaggtgtgatcccaaagccaatgcatatgatgagatatcttgagggatcttacggtcaaaattggggtcttacaccgacctcagatagttgtgacttctacataactccaattacgattgcttaacatagagctaaatttgacccttaaggtataacattctagtaagtgagattgtaagtctcccattcttcatggcattgtgtggaaacttaaccatttttcctttcatgggagctagtggcatacttcttgaattatccaagttggagcccttctcatggaagatgtcttgcTTTAAcgattcatacttgtgaatgaatggttgattgttctccaaagaatgactcAATCAATCAAAAAACACCATTAACAattgactaacttttgactaacttttgttaatattgctttacttttaagtcatttactttatgcaatttaaatttcagtcatttattattcattgccattttacatttcatacaacttatttatgtttatgtccttttcactttgctcatttgagccatatcttgtgatgCTATATattttgtgtgttttggttttgtttatggtcttaggaccttaaaatacataataataacaaaaaccctaaaaaacatttaTTGGATTGTTGAACTTGATAtaaacttttggacttaggattaggcaacattccctgtgcaaaaagacttggccaattccaacaTTCTAAGACTAAACAATTATGAACAGAGGCTTCGTCTGATAAaagccttgggatttgtttgacTTTATCTACTACTTTACCTTTGtgcttaatttttattttgatcttgtgtcttatgctttgctctgagttgatcaaggaatatttcatctgatacatgggaagataatggagactgctagctattggaattgcttgcttggatgtggatatctttatttgatgccttgatcttcatgatgtctggatattgctcattgcttatttgattattgcttgattaaagtccaaatgaaaatggatttccatatgacatttttgtctgttggattgcattggtcagatcttttcaactcttaacttttaaatttgtgcttaggataacatcttcatatcctcccatttcttaaatttttggccctttgttCCTTTTAATTTAAACCTTTGTTAAAtgcaattcaccaacttatttgaaatttttatcatgaactacgaggttttgatccctcatatttatgttggtacgtaggcacaaattcgaaggtcttgtcaaacacaaaaatataataaatgaattcttttctcatccccacactatATTTTTCATCAAACATCTTctataccaaacacatatgcacacataaaaaagggctccctaggagtacttaggcACTTTGGGTTCCAAAACCTTCcttttgtgtaaccaacccccttacctgtaatctctggcattttattagtcttgatttgaaaacttctcatctttgggttttgttcgtacttttcccttttccctcgGAAACAATGgaagcgcggtggcgactctgattttattgacgtgaagcttatccatatcttgatggtcatgaatttaccgctacagaaattaaatggcgaatctgttggggagtagtcctcagtgggtttagcctacttttttatgtatatatatatatatatatatatatatatatatatatatatatatgtgtgtgtgtgtgggggggggggggggtgggtgt from Lathyrus oleraceus cultivar Zhongwan6 chromosome 7, CAAS_Psat_ZW6_1.0, whole genome shotgun sequence encodes the following:
- the LOC127103858 gene encoding uncharacterized protein LOC127103858; translation: MEFLDEDLRMIPGNVPSSPSMTRDISSDKRKAVKKSSNKVVAKHLDKWRFVTQRRVAVERELGKETVEVKEVMELIKATGLMKTLTALPQCYEGLVKEFIVNIPDESYGNSSREVCKVVVRGKCVKLSPTIINKFLVRGTNEGVDLEATDNEICRMITAGQVNEWPSRKHLAASKLTVKYAILHKIGSANWVPTNHISTISLALGRTIHAIGTRVNYDFGKFIFEQTIRHASTNAVKLPIAFPSIICGIILSQQPGILSTSDIPSRRKTPLSTHYKLFEGSHVNDVITSAKRESASKGSLIDQLKETCKELDNGIKVAKARKEALEVLICSLEKEEVEKTGSKSQSSGGSGSSKSSKGTGEDEDEGAGDFSSCFC